Part of the Choloepus didactylus isolate mChoDid1 chromosome 10, mChoDid1.pri, whole genome shotgun sequence genome is shown below.
CTTCCCTTTGTGCCTTCACTCTGCAGCCCTAACATCTGTGCTGGGTTCTGTGGCCTCCATCCCTCGCTGGGGGCAGGCAGGCCCTGGGAGCGATGCTGGGGTATACCCACCCTGGCCTTACCCTCCCGGATGAGTGTCAAGGGGCATGGACTCGAGCTCCTCTTGGCAGTTTGTTTATTTCTCAGGCAATGGGGGGCTCTATCGGCAGGCTGGCCTGGGGGGTGCAGGGCTGTGTGGAAGGTCTCCTGGCTCTCTCACTGGTGGCAGGGCTGGCATAGGTGGCTGGACAGTGCCAAGGACAGAGGCCGACAGGAGGGATACGGGGCCCAAGAGACAGGAGGCAGCTGAGAGGGAGACAGGAGAGTAGGAGGGCAGCAGTGCAGGAAGGACTGGGGTCGTGGGGAGAGGAGGAGCCTGAGACCCCGCCCCACTCCACCCTGGCCTCCCatcagccccagccccaggggaGCCATACTCACTGCATGCTCAGTCTTCATCAATGCACCGGTCTGTTAGGGAGAGGGTCTGTCAGAACTGGCAGgccagtgtgtgtatgtgtgtgtgtgtgtgtgtgtgtgtgcgtgcgtgtgtgtgcgcaCCCTGACCTCTGGGGCCTCTGTACTGCCCCTGGGCTGCCCCGGGTTCCAGCCTGGCCCAGCAGCAGCTCTGGGTATTGCCTTCAGGGATCGGACAGCAGAGGGACCAATGAGGAAGGATGTGGGCGACAGGCCTGGGAAGCGCTGACCTGGGAGGCAAGTGGGGCCCAGCCACACACGGGCTTGGGCAGCCGGGCCTCCTGCCTGTTCACCCCGCTGAGCCCTAGCAGCCCTCAGCCTGAGGGAGGCTGGCGGCTCTCTGAACAGGCTGGCGGGAACTCTCTGTCCAGGCCAGGCCACCTGAAGACAAGGGCACCTCCCAAGTCAATGGCGAGCAAGCCCCAGGAGGAATGGGGAGGTGGCCCAGGACACGGGcctgggagtgggggaaggggacaGTGACAGGACAGCAGGACCCAGGGCATAGGGATTGGTTGTCCAGGTCAGTGAGACCCGGGAAACTTGGTCATGGGCCTAAAACTTTCATCTGGGCAGACCCTGGCTAAACTGACAGGGAGGAGCACGTGGGCCTCGATCCCCAGGGTCCCCACAGACCCCCAGGGGGCAGGGCTGGATCTTCCTAAACCCATGAGGCTCCTGGGTCATCCATCTCTCAGACCCCCACAACGAGcagtccctcctctccccctctccctggtGGGGCGGTAGCAAACCCAAAAGATCCTCACgtccccttctcctctccctgaCCAGCCATTACCAATTGGGACAGAAAAGAGGATGTGGTCATCGGTGAGGCCCAGAGATTTGGCAAAGTTGACGAAGGTCTCCTTCAGTGGAGGGGTCAGCTCCTTGTTTCTCCCTGTGCCCGAGAAGGCCAGTGAGTGGTCAGCGAACACCATGAGTGTTGTTGAATGCGTGACCCAACCCTCAGACCCCTTCCTGGTGGTGGGTCTCCAGAAAGGCCACTTTCCCAGCCCTCCTTGGGGATAGGGCACAGAGCTGGAAGGCCCTTGGGGTCAGGTGGGGATGGGCCTCCCCTCTCCCTGCATGGGGCCAGGATCAGGGTCCCCGGAGGGAGGGGGCAGTGAGGACCCACCGTAGAGGGTGGTCTTGAAGTACTCCTTGTCGGCAACCTTCTTGAAATACACCATGGCATACCTCTTGTAGTCGGTAGCTGCCACTCGCACCGTGTAGCTCCGTATCCCAGGGTAAGCTGCAGGGTGGGCGGCCAGGTGTCAGCCCTGCCCCGGCCGGGAGGAGGGGGCTGCTCCCTTGCTCCCCCCCCCACCAGCATGGGCTTCCCCCGACATCACAGTCTCTATGTAGAGGGGCAGAGAGGCCTGTGTCCCTTCCAGGAGGACACAGGTGTCTGACCCAGGAGCCCCCCAAGCTCAGGACTCACCCTTGATATTGCCCAAGTTGAACTGGCCAGGCTGGAAACTTGGGACAAAAGTTCTGATCCAGTGGAAGCAGTGCCCGTCCCTGTGGGAGTGAGAGAtggtgggtgggtgaggggggAGATGATGCAGGCATGGGGGCCCCTGGGCTGGACAAGGTAGGGGCCAGGACTGCAGCTGGAGAGGTCAGGAGTCTGGTGTCTCCAGCCCAACCTGGGTCACCTGACCCTGCTCTGATCTTCCACCCAGCACccactgtccttccttccttccctgtgtGCTTTCCCATCTGTGTGACCCACCAGTCTCCCTTTCACTAGTCTCCTGGACCCTCATCTGCATCCCCACCACTCCCCTTCCCGCTGCAGCCAGAGGGACCTGCTCAAACCCACACACTGGATCCCTTCCTCACTGGTGCCCGGGGACCCTGCCAGAAtgaccaccccaccccctccaggcTGCTCATCGGCCGCTGCCCAGGGCAGCCACAGAGATGGCTTGCTGCCTCCCGAAGGGAAAGTGCTCTCTGACTTGGAGGCCACTGTCCCCTGCTGCCAGTGCCCCACATCTCTTTCTGAGGCAGTTTGGCTCTTTTGAGGACCAGCCCGGAGACCACCTCCCAGAAGCCCTCCATGAAGGCACGAAGTAGGACCTCAGGCCAGATCCAGTGTCCTTCCTCTCACTGCCAGATAGCTTGTGGCCTCTGCTTATTTTCTGAGGTCCATTCCCCTCCAGTGCCTTGTGTGTGTCTGCACTAAACTGATCAAAAAATGTTAGTTGATggatgaacgaatgaatgaacaagtgtcCCTCAGCTTTGGTCATCCCTTGGCCGTGACACCTGTCTGCCTCTCAGACCCCTGGGACAGCCCTCCCAGGTCCGCCATGCTCCCCAGGAGAAGGCAGCTCTCACCTGAGCAGGATGGAGGTGACATTGTAGCTGTGATCTTCCTGCAGGTCGTAGGTGGTGGTGTACATCTTAAACTGGCCATTTTCTTCTTTCGTCACTGCATTCCCAGCCACACCCAGGACATACCACTTCCCCTGGAACTGCAGgagggctggcgatgggcagagCCCAGGCATGGTCCCAGGAGCCACTCCTGCCTTGCCCCTGCCAGTCCTCCTGGCAGCCTGGCTGGAGCCCGAGACCCTCTAACTGGGCACTCAGGCCTAGGCTGGACCTGCCCTGATGAAGCCAGCAGGAGCTGGAGGCTGCCAGGCCAGGGAGGGAGCCCTAAGTCTGGCAGGGGTGAGGTGACCCAGGGCAAGTGGCCCGTTGgcctcctgagcctcagtttcctcctctgtgccGAGCGACTGAAGATGTTCCCCCCTCAGATGGCCCTGTGGGAGTTCTGGGCGAGAGTGTGTACTCCTGGGAGGGTCTGTTCAGGTAAGGGTGGGGGTCTCCATCAGGGCACCTACGGGCAGGGCCCTGGACTGAGTAGGACTTGTCCTGCCCTGGCACCAGGACCCTCTGCCTCCTCTGCCCTCTGCTCCCGCGCCTCACCAGTCCCTCCCCACAGGTGCCCCTACAGGCCTCCTACCTGGTCGTCTTCGAAGTCTGGCTGCAGAGGGATCCTGAGCAGGGGTGGGGCCGGGATCAGGTCTGGGGTGGAGCTCTGGGCTTGGATCTGCAGAGCCCCCAGCAGGGTGAGGCCCAGCCACAGGAGACCCAGGGACATGATTTCAGCGCCGAGGAAGCGGGAGCTCCCAGTGGATGCTGAGCCTGGCAGGTGGTGAAGGAGGAGGAAGTAAGTGAGGGCATTAGCCTGCGGGACTCTATTTATGGGCCCACCTGGCTGCCAGCCTCTCTCTGGGTGGGGTGACTCATCATTTGCCAACTCCAGGAAGAATGAGGCAATTGTCAGCAACTCCTGCTGAAACACTTGGCAagatttctgcccctttctcccccTGGTCAAGATTGTGCAAGATGGAGGGACAGGGAGGCCTGGGGGAAGGGTGGTAGGAGGGGACATTCTCCAGAACCCCGTCCCCTCCAGCAGGGTTCAGGGCTCCCTCTGCACATTGTCTGTGCCCTTTCCCTGTGCTCTGAGTTTGGCCCTGCATGTTGGACAGCTGACCTAGCTGTCACTTCTGCCCCACAGGAGCCCCTGCTTGTGCCTGAGCCCAGagtggaatgtgtgtgtgtgtgtgtgtgtgtgtgtgtgtgtgtgtgtggtgaggcctccctccccccacatgcCGAAAGCAGGGAATACCTCACCCCCTGCAGACCATGTGCTATTTCCCGGTTCTCACACAGGACAAGGGAGGTTGCAGCAGCTGC
Proteins encoded:
- the LCN2 gene encoding neutrophil gelatinase-associated lipocalin, which produces MSLGLLWLGLTLLGALQIQAQSSTPDLIPAPPLLRIPLQPDFEDDQFQGKWYVLGVAGNAVTKEENGQFKMYTTTYDLQEDHSYNVTSILLRDGHCFHWIRTFVPSFQPGQFNLGNIKAYPGIRSYTVRVAATDYKRYAMVYFKKVADKEYFKTTLYGRNKELTPPLKETFVNFAKSLGLTDDHILFSVPIDRCIDED